The following coding sequences are from one Zonotrichia albicollis isolate bZonAlb1 chromosome 13, bZonAlb1.hap1, whole genome shotgun sequence window:
- the SALL1 gene encoding sal-like protein 1 isoform X2 — translation MNDTVNNTDQVDCSDLSEHNKLDREESMDVEASSINNSSSSSKSVNNSITSSNSSTMGTSAVTTSLPHIGDLTTLGNFSVINSNVIIENLQSTKVAVAQFSQEARCNGASSTKLAVPALMEQLLALQQQQIHQLQLIEQIRHQILLLATQNTDMPTSSSPSQGTLRTSANPLSTLSSHLSQQLAAAAGLAQSLASQSASISGVKQLPPIQLPQSNPGNTLIPSNSGSSPNINILAAAVTTPSSEKVASALGGSQLTNPPVSASSSPAFAISNLLSPASTPLLPQPTPSNSVFSSPLSNIGTPAEDLNSLTALAQQRKSKPPNVTAFEAKSNSDEAFFKHKCRFCAKVFGSDSALQIHLRSHTGERPFKCNICGNRFSTKGNLKVHFQRHKEKYPHIQMNPYPVPEHLDNIPTSTGIPYGMSIPPEKPVTSWLDSKPVLSTLTTSVGLPLPPTIPSLTPFIKTEEPQPIPISHPSASPPCSVKSDSGTADPTSKISNGLSDEVEAGALPTSNGKTEENPQNSSTITNVSSSVSSPAADSGSSGVATFTNPLMPLMSEQFKAKFPFGGLLDSTPASETSKLQQLVENIDKKATDPNECIICHRVLSCQSALKMHYRTHTGERPFKCKICGRAFTTKGNLKTHYSVHRAMPPLRVQHSCPICQKKFTNAVVLQQHIRMHMGGQIPNTPVTENYPESMESDTGSFDDKNFDDIDNFSDENMEDCPDSSVPDTPKSVDASQDSLSSSPLPLEMSSIAALENQMKMINAGLAEQLQASLKSVENGSVEGDVLTNDSSSVGGDMESQSAGSPAVSESTSSMQALSPSNSTNDYHKSPSIEEKPLRALPSEFANGLSPTPANSGALDLTSSNTDKMIKEESLSMLFPFRDRGKFKNTACDICGKTFACQSALDIHYRSHTKERPFICTVCNRGFSTKGNLKQHMLTHQMRDLPSQLFEPNSSIGPNQNSSVMPANTLSSLIKTEVNGFVHGSPQDSKEASSGLVASGPLSSATSPVLLPALPRRTPKQHYCNTCGKTFSSSSALQIHERTHTGEKPFACTICGRAFTTKGNLKVHMGTHMWNSTPARRGRRLSVDGPMTFLGGNPVKFPEMFQKDLAARSGNGDPSSFWNQYAAALSNGLAMKTNEISVIQNGGIPPAPGSLGNGGSSPISGLTGSLEKLQNSEPNAPLAGLEKMASNENGTNFRFTRFVEDNKEIVTN, via the exons ATGAATGACACAGTTAATAACACAGATCAAGTAGACTGCAGTGACCTTTCAGAGCATAACAAACTTGACAGGGAAGAATCCATGGATGTGGAGGCTTCCAGCATTAACAATAGCAGTAGCAGTTCCAAGAGTGTCAACAATAGTATTACAAGCAGTAACAGCTCCACAATGGGTACCTCAGCTGTAACAACCTCTCTACCTCACATAGGGGATCTGACAACACTAGGCAACTTTTCAGTGATAAACAGTAATGTAATAATTGAAAACCTGCAGAGTACTAAAGTGGCAGTAGCACAGTTCTCACAGGAGGCAAGATGTAATGGGGCATCGAGCACTAAActcgctgtccctgccctgatgGAGCAACTGTTGgcattgcagcagcagcagatccatCAGTTGCAACTGATTGAACAAATTCGTCACCAAATATTATTGTTGGCTACCCAAAATACAGACATGCCAACATCTTCTAGCCCTTCTCAAGGTACTTTACGAACATCTGCCAACCCCTTGTCCACATTAAGTTCCCATTTATCccagcagctggctgcagcagctggattaGCACAAAGCCTTGCTAGTCAATCTGCCAGCATCAGTGGTGTGAAACAGCTACCCCCTATACAGCTACCTCAGAGCAACCCTGGCAACACTCTAATTCCATCCAATAGTGGCTCTTCTCCAAATATTAACATATTGGCAGCAGCAGTTACAACACCGTCCTCAGAAAAAGTGGCTTCAGCTCTTGGTGGCTCCCAGCTCACCAACCCACCAGTATCAGCATCATCTTCACCAGCTTTTGCAATAAGCAATTTATTAAGTCCTGCATCTACTCCACTTCTACCTCAGCCCACCCCTAGTAACTCTGTTTTCTCCAGTCCCTTGTCCAATATTGGAACACCTGCAGAGGATTTAAACTCCTTGACTGCCTTGGcacagcaaagaaaaagcaagcCACCAAATGTAACTGCATTTGAAGCAAAAAGTAATTCAGATGAGGCGTTCTTTAAGCATAAATGCAGGTTCTGTGCTAAAGTGTTTGGGAGTGACAGTGCCTTGCAGATTCATTTGCGTTCTCACACTGGCGAGAGGCCATTTAAATGCAACATATGTGGAAACAGGTTCTCCACAAAGGGAAACTTAAAAGTCCACTTTCAGCGTCACAAAGAAAAATACCCTCATATTCAAATGAATCCATACCCAGTGCCAGAGCATTTGGACAATATTCCTACAAGCACGGGTATTCCTTATGGGATGTCTATACCGCCAGAGAAACCTGTCACGAGCTGGCTGGACAGCAAGCCAGTCCTCTCCACCCTAACAACTTCTGTTGGCCTGCCACTCCCACCAACAATTCCAAGCTTGACCCCGTTCATCAAAACTGAGGAGCCTCAGCCGATTCCCATTAGCCATCCTTCTGCtagccctccctgctctgtcaaGAGTGACTCGGGAACAGCTGACCCCACATCAAAAATTTCCAATGGACTTTCTGATGAGGTAGAGGCTGGTGCGTTGCCTACCTCAAATGGCAAAACTGAAGAAAACCCTCAAAACTCAAGCACCATCACTAACGTGAGCAGCTCCGTgagctccccagcagcagacTCGGGCTCCAGCGGTGTCGCCACTTTTACAAACCCACTGATGCCTCTCATGTCAGAGCAATTTAAGGCAAAGTTTCCATTTGGAGGACTATTGGATTCAACGCCAGCATCTGAAACGTCAAAATTGCAGCAGCTTGTAGAAAACATTGACAAAAAGGCAACCGATCCTAACGAGTGCATCATTTGCCATCGAGTTCTCAGTTGCCAGAGCGCACTGAAAATGCATTATCGCACCCATACTGGAGAGAGGCCATTCAAATGTAAAATCTGTGGTCGTGCTTTCACTACTAAGGGCAACTTAAAGACTCACTACAGTGTCCATCGTGCCATGCCCCCGCTGAGAGTGCAACACTCTTGCCCAATCTGCCAGAAAAAATTCACCAACGCCGTTGTGCTACAGCAGCATATCCGAATGCACATGGGAGGGCAGATCCCAAACACCCCGGTGACAGAAAACTATCCTGAGTCAATGGAATCAGATACGGGATCTTTTGATGATAAGAATTTTGATGACATAGACAACTTCTCAGATGAGAATATGGAAGACTGTCCTGACAGCAGCGTGCCAGATACACCTAAATCTGTGGATGCATCACAAGACAGCTTGTCTTCTTCCCCTCTGCCCCTGGAAATGTCAAGTATTGCTGCTCTGGAAAATCAGATGAAGATGATCAATGCAGGCCTTGCTGAACAACTTCAGGCAAGCCTGAAGTCTGTAGAAAATGGGTCAGTGGAAGGGGACGTTTTAACTAACGATTCGTCATCTGTCGGTGGTGATATGGAAAGCCAAAGTGCTGGAAGCCCTGCTGTCTCAGAGTCTACCTCTTCcatgcaggccttgtccccatccAACAGCACTAATGATTACCACAAGTCACCAAGTATTGAAGAGAAACCATTAAGAGCTTTACCAAGTGAGTTTGCCAACGGTTTGTCTCCAACCCCTGCTAACAGCGGTGCTTTGGACTTGACGTCTAGTAACACTGATAAAATGATTAAAGAAGAGTCCCTGAGTATGCTCTTTCCTTTCAGAGATAGAGGTAAATTTAAAAACACCGCATGTGACATTTGTGGCAAAACATTTGCTTGTCAGAGTGCCTTGGACATTCATTACAGAAGTCATACCAAAGAGAGACCATTTATTTGCACAGTTTGCAATCGTGGCTTTTCCACAAAGGGTAATTTGAAGCAGCATATGTTGACACATCAGATGCGAGATCTACCATCACAGCTTTTTGAGCCCAACTCCAGCATCGGCCCCAATCAGAACTCTTCGGTGATGCCTGCTAACACCCTGTCATCGCTCATAAAGACCGAGGTTAACGGCTTCGTGCATGGTTCTCCTCAGGACAGCAAAGAAGCCTCCTCTGGTCTAGTTGCTTCGGGGCCACTGTCCTCTGCCACgtcccctgtgctgctccctgctctccccagaAGAACTCCAAAACAGCACTACTGCAACACGTGTGGGAAAACGTTTTCTTCTTCCAGTGCTCTGCAGATCCACGAAAGGACGCACACTGGTGAGAAACCTTTTGCCTGCACTATATGTGGAAGAGCATTCACAACAAAAGGCAATCTGAAG GTTCACATGGGCACTCACATGTGGAACAGTACTCCTGCAAGACGAGGCAGACGACTCTCTGTAGATGGCCCCATGACATTCCTAGGAGGCAATCCTGTGAAGTTCCCAGAAATGTTTCAGAAGGATTTGGCTGCACGGTCAGGGAATGGAGACCCGTCCAGCTTCTGGAACCAGTATGCAGCTGCACTCTCCAATGGCTTGGCCATGAAGACCAACGAGATCTCGGTCATCCAGAATGGGGGCATCCCTCCAGCACCGGGGTCCCTGGGCAACGGTGGCAGCTCTCCTATCAGTGGCTTGACAGGAAGCCTGGAGAAGCTCCAGAATTCAGAACCCAACGCACCTCTAGCTGGTCTGGAGAAAATGGCAAGCAATGAAAATGGGACTAACTTCCGTTTCACGCGTTTCGTGGAGGACAACAAAGAAATTGTAACAAATTAG
- the SALL1 gene encoding sal-like protein 1 isoform X1, producing MSRRKQAKPQHFQSDPDLALLSQRNGDTEKGQANRTTKNKDAHVCGRCCAEFFELSDLLQHKKNCTKNQLVLIVNENPASPSETFPPSSPSDNPDEQMNDTVNNTDQVDCSDLSEHNKLDREESMDVEASSINNSSSSSKSVNNSITSSNSSTMGTSAVTTSLPHIGDLTTLGNFSVINSNVIIENLQSTKVAVAQFSQEARCNGASSTKLAVPALMEQLLALQQQQIHQLQLIEQIRHQILLLATQNTDMPTSSSPSQGTLRTSANPLSTLSSHLSQQLAAAAGLAQSLASQSASISGVKQLPPIQLPQSNPGNTLIPSNSGSSPNINILAAAVTTPSSEKVASALGGSQLTNPPVSASSSPAFAISNLLSPASTPLLPQPTPSNSVFSSPLSNIGTPAEDLNSLTALAQQRKSKPPNVTAFEAKSNSDEAFFKHKCRFCAKVFGSDSALQIHLRSHTGERPFKCNICGNRFSTKGNLKVHFQRHKEKYPHIQMNPYPVPEHLDNIPTSTGIPYGMSIPPEKPVTSWLDSKPVLSTLTTSVGLPLPPTIPSLTPFIKTEEPQPIPISHPSASPPCSVKSDSGTADPTSKISNGLSDEVEAGALPTSNGKTEENPQNSSTITNVSSSVSSPAADSGSSGVATFTNPLMPLMSEQFKAKFPFGGLLDSTPASETSKLQQLVENIDKKATDPNECIICHRVLSCQSALKMHYRTHTGERPFKCKICGRAFTTKGNLKTHYSVHRAMPPLRVQHSCPICQKKFTNAVVLQQHIRMHMGGQIPNTPVTENYPESMESDTGSFDDKNFDDIDNFSDENMEDCPDSSVPDTPKSVDASQDSLSSSPLPLEMSSIAALENQMKMINAGLAEQLQASLKSVENGSVEGDVLTNDSSSVGGDMESQSAGSPAVSESTSSMQALSPSNSTNDYHKSPSIEEKPLRALPSEFANGLSPTPANSGALDLTSSNTDKMIKEESLSMLFPFRDRGKFKNTACDICGKTFACQSALDIHYRSHTKERPFICTVCNRGFSTKGNLKQHMLTHQMRDLPSQLFEPNSSIGPNQNSSVMPANTLSSLIKTEVNGFVHGSPQDSKEASSGLVASGPLSSATSPVLLPALPRRTPKQHYCNTCGKTFSSSSALQIHERTHTGEKPFACTICGRAFTTKGNLKVHMGTHMWNSTPARRGRRLSVDGPMTFLGGNPVKFPEMFQKDLAARSGNGDPSSFWNQYAAALSNGLAMKTNEISVIQNGGIPPAPGSLGNGGSSPISGLTGSLEKLQNSEPNAPLAGLEKMASNENGTNFRFTRFVEDNKEIVTN from the exons GAGACACAGAAAAGGGTCAAGCAAATCGAACCACTAAGAACAAGGACGCCCATGTCTGTGGCAGGTGCTGTGCTGAGTTCTTTGAATTATCAGATCTCCTGCAACACAAGAAGAATTGTACTAAAAATCAATTAGTTTTAATTGTGAATGAAAATCCAGCTTCTCCTTCTGAAACCTTCCCTCCTAGTTCCCCTTCTGATAATCCTGATGAACAGATGAATGACACAGTTAATAACACAGATCAAGTAGACTGCAGTGACCTTTCAGAGCATAACAAACTTGACAGGGAAGAATCCATGGATGTGGAGGCTTCCAGCATTAACAATAGCAGTAGCAGTTCCAAGAGTGTCAACAATAGTATTACAAGCAGTAACAGCTCCACAATGGGTACCTCAGCTGTAACAACCTCTCTACCTCACATAGGGGATCTGACAACACTAGGCAACTTTTCAGTGATAAACAGTAATGTAATAATTGAAAACCTGCAGAGTACTAAAGTGGCAGTAGCACAGTTCTCACAGGAGGCAAGATGTAATGGGGCATCGAGCACTAAActcgctgtccctgccctgatgGAGCAACTGTTGgcattgcagcagcagcagatccatCAGTTGCAACTGATTGAACAAATTCGTCACCAAATATTATTGTTGGCTACCCAAAATACAGACATGCCAACATCTTCTAGCCCTTCTCAAGGTACTTTACGAACATCTGCCAACCCCTTGTCCACATTAAGTTCCCATTTATCccagcagctggctgcagcagctggattaGCACAAAGCCTTGCTAGTCAATCTGCCAGCATCAGTGGTGTGAAACAGCTACCCCCTATACAGCTACCTCAGAGCAACCCTGGCAACACTCTAATTCCATCCAATAGTGGCTCTTCTCCAAATATTAACATATTGGCAGCAGCAGTTACAACACCGTCCTCAGAAAAAGTGGCTTCAGCTCTTGGTGGCTCCCAGCTCACCAACCCACCAGTATCAGCATCATCTTCACCAGCTTTTGCAATAAGCAATTTATTAAGTCCTGCATCTACTCCACTTCTACCTCAGCCCACCCCTAGTAACTCTGTTTTCTCCAGTCCCTTGTCCAATATTGGAACACCTGCAGAGGATTTAAACTCCTTGACTGCCTTGGcacagcaaagaaaaagcaagcCACCAAATGTAACTGCATTTGAAGCAAAAAGTAATTCAGATGAGGCGTTCTTTAAGCATAAATGCAGGTTCTGTGCTAAAGTGTTTGGGAGTGACAGTGCCTTGCAGATTCATTTGCGTTCTCACACTGGCGAGAGGCCATTTAAATGCAACATATGTGGAAACAGGTTCTCCACAAAGGGAAACTTAAAAGTCCACTTTCAGCGTCACAAAGAAAAATACCCTCATATTCAAATGAATCCATACCCAGTGCCAGAGCATTTGGACAATATTCCTACAAGCACGGGTATTCCTTATGGGATGTCTATACCGCCAGAGAAACCTGTCACGAGCTGGCTGGACAGCAAGCCAGTCCTCTCCACCCTAACAACTTCTGTTGGCCTGCCACTCCCACCAACAATTCCAAGCTTGACCCCGTTCATCAAAACTGAGGAGCCTCAGCCGATTCCCATTAGCCATCCTTCTGCtagccctccctgctctgtcaaGAGTGACTCGGGAACAGCTGACCCCACATCAAAAATTTCCAATGGACTTTCTGATGAGGTAGAGGCTGGTGCGTTGCCTACCTCAAATGGCAAAACTGAAGAAAACCCTCAAAACTCAAGCACCATCACTAACGTGAGCAGCTCCGTgagctccccagcagcagacTCGGGCTCCAGCGGTGTCGCCACTTTTACAAACCCACTGATGCCTCTCATGTCAGAGCAATTTAAGGCAAAGTTTCCATTTGGAGGACTATTGGATTCAACGCCAGCATCTGAAACGTCAAAATTGCAGCAGCTTGTAGAAAACATTGACAAAAAGGCAACCGATCCTAACGAGTGCATCATTTGCCATCGAGTTCTCAGTTGCCAGAGCGCACTGAAAATGCATTATCGCACCCATACTGGAGAGAGGCCATTCAAATGTAAAATCTGTGGTCGTGCTTTCACTACTAAGGGCAACTTAAAGACTCACTACAGTGTCCATCGTGCCATGCCCCCGCTGAGAGTGCAACACTCTTGCCCAATCTGCCAGAAAAAATTCACCAACGCCGTTGTGCTACAGCAGCATATCCGAATGCACATGGGAGGGCAGATCCCAAACACCCCGGTGACAGAAAACTATCCTGAGTCAATGGAATCAGATACGGGATCTTTTGATGATAAGAATTTTGATGACATAGACAACTTCTCAGATGAGAATATGGAAGACTGTCCTGACAGCAGCGTGCCAGATACACCTAAATCTGTGGATGCATCACAAGACAGCTTGTCTTCTTCCCCTCTGCCCCTGGAAATGTCAAGTATTGCTGCTCTGGAAAATCAGATGAAGATGATCAATGCAGGCCTTGCTGAACAACTTCAGGCAAGCCTGAAGTCTGTAGAAAATGGGTCAGTGGAAGGGGACGTTTTAACTAACGATTCGTCATCTGTCGGTGGTGATATGGAAAGCCAAAGTGCTGGAAGCCCTGCTGTCTCAGAGTCTACCTCTTCcatgcaggccttgtccccatccAACAGCACTAATGATTACCACAAGTCACCAAGTATTGAAGAGAAACCATTAAGAGCTTTACCAAGTGAGTTTGCCAACGGTTTGTCTCCAACCCCTGCTAACAGCGGTGCTTTGGACTTGACGTCTAGTAACACTGATAAAATGATTAAAGAAGAGTCCCTGAGTATGCTCTTTCCTTTCAGAGATAGAGGTAAATTTAAAAACACCGCATGTGACATTTGTGGCAAAACATTTGCTTGTCAGAGTGCCTTGGACATTCATTACAGAAGTCATACCAAAGAGAGACCATTTATTTGCACAGTTTGCAATCGTGGCTTTTCCACAAAGGGTAATTTGAAGCAGCATATGTTGACACATCAGATGCGAGATCTACCATCACAGCTTTTTGAGCCCAACTCCAGCATCGGCCCCAATCAGAACTCTTCGGTGATGCCTGCTAACACCCTGTCATCGCTCATAAAGACCGAGGTTAACGGCTTCGTGCATGGTTCTCCTCAGGACAGCAAAGAAGCCTCCTCTGGTCTAGTTGCTTCGGGGCCACTGTCCTCTGCCACgtcccctgtgctgctccctgctctccccagaAGAACTCCAAAACAGCACTACTGCAACACGTGTGGGAAAACGTTTTCTTCTTCCAGTGCTCTGCAGATCCACGAAAGGACGCACACTGGTGAGAAACCTTTTGCCTGCACTATATGTGGAAGAGCATTCACAACAAAAGGCAATCTGAAG GTTCACATGGGCACTCACATGTGGAACAGTACTCCTGCAAGACGAGGCAGACGACTCTCTGTAGATGGCCCCATGACATTCCTAGGAGGCAATCCTGTGAAGTTCCCAGAAATGTTTCAGAAGGATTTGGCTGCACGGTCAGGGAATGGAGACCCGTCCAGCTTCTGGAACCAGTATGCAGCTGCACTCTCCAATGGCTTGGCCATGAAGACCAACGAGATCTCGGTCATCCAGAATGGGGGCATCCCTCCAGCACCGGGGTCCCTGGGCAACGGTGGCAGCTCTCCTATCAGTGGCTTGACAGGAAGCCTGGAGAAGCTCCAGAATTCAGAACCCAACGCACCTCTAGCTGGTCTGGAGAAAATGGCAAGCAATGAAAATGGGACTAACTTCCGTTTCACGCGTTTCGTGGAGGACAACAAAGAAATTGTAACAAATTAG